The Mixta hanseatica genome includes a region encoding these proteins:
- a CDS encoding 1-acylglycerol-3-phosphate O-acyltransferase: MLLILRVFLVVIYSILVCVFGCIWCLFSPRNPRHVATFGHLFGALAPLFGVKVELRKPAGAENYGNAIYIANHQNNYDMITASNIVQPSTVTVGKKSLLWIPFFGLLYWLTGNLLIDRDNRTKAHTTIGKVVDEFKRKRISFWMFPEGTRSRGRGLLPFKTGAFHAAVAAGVPIIPIVVSTTHDKIKLNRWKNGLVIIEMLPPVDVAAFEKESVRKLATHCRELMQAKLNELDAEVAEREANGKV; this comes from the coding sequence ATGCTGCTAATTTTACGTGTCTTTTTGGTTGTTATTTATTCAATTCTGGTTTGTGTATTTGGCTGCATCTGGTGCCTGTTTTCTCCGCGTAATCCGCGCCATGTCGCCACGTTTGGCCATCTGTTCGGCGCGCTGGCGCCGCTGTTTGGCGTCAAGGTTGAGCTGCGTAAGCCGGCAGGGGCTGAGAACTATGGCAATGCGATCTACATCGCCAACCATCAGAACAACTATGACATGATTACTGCGTCGAATATCGTGCAGCCCTCTACGGTGACGGTGGGTAAAAAAAGCCTGCTGTGGATCCCTTTCTTCGGCCTGCTCTACTGGCTAACGGGCAATCTGCTGATCGACCGCGATAATCGCACCAAAGCGCATACCACCATTGGTAAAGTGGTGGATGAGTTTAAAAGAAAACGCATCTCTTTCTGGATGTTCCCGGAAGGGACGCGCAGTCGTGGACGCGGTCTGCTGCCGTTTAAGACCGGCGCTTTCCATGCCGCCGTCGCCGCAGGCGTGCCGATTATTCCAATCGTCGTCTCGACCACGCATGATAAAATTAAGCTCAACCGTTGGAAAAACGGTCTGGTGATTATCGAAATGCTGCCGCCGGTAGATGTGGCCGCCTTTGAAAAAGAGTCGGTGCGTAAGCTGGCGACGCACTGTCGTGAGCTGATGCAGGCCAAACTTAACGAACTGGATGCGGAAGTCGCCGAGCGGGAAGCCAACGGCAAGGTATAA
- a CDS encoding AraC family transcriptional regulator, whose amino-acid sequence MDREAISATLAQKVIQLRQAGRAALPELPEVQLLYADKTWARTPVMYRPGIVILFQGKKVGYIGTTTFNYDASKYLMLTVPLPFECETFATPESPLAGIMLHVDMPRLQDLLIELNNDESFQPRPLNQGIHSAFLSEELLCATERLLDVMHKDRDARVLGPQIVREILYYVLTGPCGGALLSLVSRHTQFSQIARALRRIESCYTDNLSVELLAAEVNMSVSAFHHNFKAVTSTSPLQYLKTYRLHQARNMMLQEGLKASAAAMKVGYESASQFSREFKRYFGVTPGEEITRMRLAG is encoded by the coding sequence ATGGATCGGGAAGCGATCAGCGCCACCCTGGCGCAAAAAGTGATTCAGCTGCGTCAAGCCGGACGCGCCGCCTTGCCTGAACTGCCAGAGGTGCAGCTGCTTTATGCTGATAAAACCTGGGCCCGCACACCGGTAATGTATCGACCCGGCATCGTTATTCTGTTTCAGGGCAAAAAAGTGGGTTATATCGGCACCACTACCTTTAACTACGATGCCAGCAAATATTTAATGCTGACCGTGCCGCTGCCGTTTGAATGCGAAACCTTCGCCACGCCGGAAAGCCCGCTGGCAGGTATCATGCTGCATGTGGATATGCCCAGGCTGCAGGACTTACTCATCGAACTCAATAATGATGAAAGCTTCCAGCCCAGGCCGCTTAATCAGGGCATTCACTCCGCTTTCCTCTCTGAAGAACTGCTCTGCGCCACCGAACGGCTGCTGGATGTGATGCATAAAGATCGGGATGCGCGCGTGCTCGGGCCGCAAATCGTAAGGGAAATCCTCTATTATGTACTCACCGGCCCCTGTGGCGGCGCACTACTGTCGCTGGTCAGCCGTCACACTCAGTTCAGCCAGATAGCACGAGCGCTGCGGCGCATAGAAAGCTGTTATACCGATAACCTCAGCGTAGAGCTGCTGGCGGCGGAGGTGAACATGAGCGTCTCGGCGTTCCACCATAACTTTAAGGCGGTCACCAGCACCTCGCCGCTGCAGTATCTGAAAACCTATCGGTTGCACCAGGCGCGTAATATGATGCTGCAGGAGGGACTAAAGGCCAGCGCGGCGGCAATGAAGGTGGGTTATGAAAGCGCCTCGCAGTTCTCGCGCGAGTTTAAGCGCTACTTCGGCGTCACGCCGGGGGAAGAGATCACCCGAATGCGGCTGGCAGGATAA
- a CDS encoding TRAP transporter substrate-binding protein, which translates to MKMKKLLLALSLASTALFASTVASAKVLKVAEVQPAGYPTVVALEHMGEKLKQATDGRLEMRVYAGGTLGDEEQTLQQVQLGAVDMIRVSLAPVSTIAPETGVLTLPYVFRDEAHMHHVLDGEPGKAIVEKFEQNPRSRMVFLGWTDAGVRNMITKDPITKPEDLKGMKIRVQNSAISLATLKAMGANPVAMGVSEVFSAMQTGVVDGTENNPPTFVAHNYLPVAKYYTLTGHFIQPEMILFSKRSWDKLSAEDQTLLRKLGKEAQEDERKLWAAYNQQSLDKMKAGGVTFQQIDRDVFMKATQPVRDQYGKDYQDLMQQIAAVK; encoded by the coding sequence ATGAAAATGAAAAAACTGTTGCTGGCGTTATCGCTGGCATCCACCGCGCTGTTTGCCTCGACAGTCGCCTCGGCAAAGGTGCTGAAGGTGGCGGAAGTTCAGCCTGCCGGTTATCCCACCGTCGTTGCACTTGAACATATGGGGGAAAAGCTGAAGCAGGCAACCGATGGCCGACTGGAGATGCGTGTGTATGCTGGCGGCACGCTGGGCGATGAAGAGCAAACGCTGCAACAGGTACAGCTCGGCGCGGTGGATATGATTCGCGTTTCGCTGGCGCCGGTCTCGACTATTGCGCCAGAAACCGGCGTGCTGACGCTGCCGTATGTTTTCCGCGATGAGGCGCATATGCACCACGTGCTGGACGGCGAACCCGGCAAAGCGATCGTCGAAAAGTTCGAGCAGAATCCCCGATCGCGCATGGTGTTCCTTGGCTGGACCGACGCCGGCGTGCGCAACATGATCACGAAAGATCCGATAACCAAGCCGGAAGATCTGAAAGGCATGAAAATTCGCGTGCAGAACAGCGCCATTTCGCTGGCGACGCTGAAGGCAATGGGCGCCAATCCAGTGGCGATGGGCGTCAGCGAGGTGTTTAGCGCAATGCAAACCGGCGTGGTGGACGGCACGGAAAACAACCCGCCAACCTTTGTTGCCCATAACTATCTGCCGGTAGCGAAGTATTACACCCTGACCGGACACTTTATCCAGCCGGAGATGATTCTGTTCTCTAAACGCAGCTGGGACAAGCTGTCAGCGGAAGATCAAACGCTGCTGCGCAAGCTGGGCAAAGAAGCGCAGGAAGATGAACGCAAGCTATGGGCAGCCTATAACCAGCAGTCGCTGGATAAAATGAAAGCGGGCGGCGTAACTTTTCAGCAGATCGATCGCGATGTTTTTATGAAAGCGACGCAGCCGGTCCGCGATCAATACGGTAAGGATTATCAGGATCTGATGCAGCAAATCGCTGCGGTGAAATAA
- a CDS encoding TRAP transporter small permease has protein sequence MSAYSRLMDAVYLLCMTIAAVSLLLMVTVIPIGIFARYVMNDALSWPEPVAIVCMIIFTFIGAPVGFRAGTHICVSMVTDRLSPRGQKIALLLSNLLMLAACLIIFQASYALCEAMWEQPQASLPAITFGEMYLPIPVGALLTILFVIERLLCGDQSERPLVSLGGTH, from the coding sequence ATGTCTGCATATTCACGTTTGATGGATGCGGTCTACCTGCTGTGCATGACGATCGCCGCCGTATCCTTATTGTTAATGGTGACGGTGATCCCCATCGGTATTTTTGCCCGCTATGTGATGAACGATGCCCTCTCGTGGCCGGAGCCGGTCGCCATTGTCTGCATGATTATTTTTACCTTTATCGGCGCGCCGGTCGGGTTTCGGGCGGGCACCCATATCTGCGTCTCAATGGTGACCGATCGCCTGTCGCCGCGCGGGCAAAAAATCGCGCTGCTGTTAAGCAATCTGCTGATGCTGGCCGCCTGCCTGATTATTTTTCAGGCGAGCTATGCGCTGTGCGAAGCGATGTGGGAGCAGCCGCAGGCTTCCTTGCCAGCTATCACCTTTGGTGAGATGTATCTGCCTATCCCGGTCGGCGCGCTGCTGACTATTCTGTTTGTGATTGAACGCCTGCTGTGCGGCGATCAGTCCGAGCGCCCGCTGGTCAGCCTTGGCGGCACCCACTGA
- a CDS encoding TRAP transporter large permease: protein MDALILIGSLMLLLLIGFPVAFAVGLSAFIGAWWIDLPLEAVVIQITNGVNKFSLLTIPFFILAGAIMAEGGIARRLVNFAYIFVGFIRGGLSLVNIVASTFFGAISGSSVADTASIGSVMIPQMEEKGYPRDFAAAVTASGSVQAVLTPPSHNSVIYSLATGGVVTISSLFVAGIFPGLLLGLCLMVMCLAFARKRGYPKGERIPFRQAVKIFFDAFWGLFTIVIILGGILSGIFTASESAAIACLWAFFVTMFIYRDFKWNQLHILLFRTIKTVTIVMVLIAFASGFGAVMTFMQLPTLITDAFTTLSDNKYVILMCINLLLLVIGTLMDMAPIILILTPVLLPVATSLGIDPVHFGMIMMTNLGIGLITPPVGTVLFVASAVGKQKIEQVVKAMLPFYCALFVVLILITYVPAISLWLPHVMGVM, encoded by the coding sequence ATGGACGCACTGATCTTAATTGGCAGTTTGATGCTCCTGTTGCTGATAGGTTTTCCGGTCGCTTTTGCCGTCGGCCTCAGCGCTTTTATCGGCGCCTGGTGGATTGACCTGCCGCTGGAGGCGGTAGTTATCCAGATTACCAATGGCGTGAATAAGTTCTCATTACTGACCATTCCGTTCTTTATTCTGGCCGGGGCGATTATGGCCGAAGGGGGCATCGCCCGACGGCTGGTTAACTTCGCCTATATTTTCGTCGGCTTTATCCGTGGCGGGCTGTCGCTGGTGAATATCGTCGCCTCGACCTTTTTTGGCGCGATCTCCGGTTCGTCAGTAGCGGATACCGCCTCTATCGGCTCGGTGATGATCCCGCAGATGGAAGAGAAAGGGTATCCGCGTGATTTCGCCGCGGCGGTCACCGCCAGCGGATCGGTGCAGGCGGTGCTGACGCCGCCCAGCCATAATTCGGTGATCTATTCGCTGGCCACCGGCGGGGTGGTGACGATCTCCTCACTGTTTGTCGCCGGGATCTTTCCTGGTCTGCTGCTGGGGCTGTGCCTGATGGTGATGTGCCTCGCCTTCGCACGCAAGCGCGGCTATCCCAAAGGCGAACGCATTCCGTTTCGCCAGGCGGTAAAAATCTTCTTCGACGCCTTTTGGGGCCTCTTTACCATCGTGATCATTCTGGGCGGCATTCTCTCCGGCATCTTCACCGCGTCGGAGTCGGCGGCTATCGCCTGTCTCTGGGCCTTCTTCGTCACCATGTTTATCTACCGCGACTTTAAGTGGAATCAACTGCATATCCTGCTGTTCCGCACCATAAAAACCGTCACCATCGTGATGGTGCTGATCGCCTTCGCCTCCGGTTTTGGCGCGGTAATGACCTTTATGCAGCTGCCGACCCTTATCACCGATGCCTTTACCACGCTGTCGGATAACAAGTACGTGATTCTGATGTGCATCAACCTGCTGCTGCTGGTGATCGGCACCTTGATGGATATGGCGCCGATTATCCTGATCCTGACGCCAGTGCTGCTGCCGGTGGCGACCTCGCTGGGCATCGATCCGGTGCACTTCGGTATGATCATGATGACCAACCTCGGGATCGGCCTGATTACGCCGCCGGTAGGCACGGTGCTGTTTGTCGCCAGCGCGGTCGGCAAACAGAAAATTGAGCAGGTGGTCAAGGCAATGCTGCCGTTTTACTGCGCGCTGTTTGTGGTGCTGATACTGATCACCTATGTCCCGGCGATCTCCCTGTGGCTACCGCATGTGATGGGAGTGATGTGA
- a CDS encoding DedA family protein, whose amino-acid sequence MGVIHEIVQALWHQDFAALANPDVVWIVYGIMFLTLFLENGLLPASFLPGDSLLLLAGAMIAKGVMDFVPTLLILTTAASLGCWLSYLQGRWLGNTRLVKSWLMHLPAQYHQRAWHLFNRHGLMALLVGRFLAFVRTLLPTMAGISGLQNGRFQLFNWLSGLLWVTIVTAFGYGISQVPFIKRHEDQVMAILIILPVALLFLGLAGSVALLWKKRRQRA is encoded by the coding sequence ATGGGTGTGATACATGAGATTGTTCAGGCGCTATGGCATCAGGATTTTGCCGCGCTGGCCAATCCAGATGTGGTTTGGATCGTTTACGGCATTATGTTTCTTACGCTATTTCTGGAAAACGGCCTGCTGCCCGCCTCTTTCCTGCCGGGCGATAGCCTGCTGCTGCTGGCGGGCGCAATGATCGCCAAAGGGGTAATGGATTTTGTCCCCACGCTGCTCATTTTGACCACCGCCGCCAGCCTCGGCTGCTGGCTGAGCTATTTGCAAGGGCGCTGGCTGGGCAATACCCGCCTGGTGAAAAGCTGGCTGATGCATTTGCCGGCGCAATATCATCAACGCGCCTGGCATCTGTTTAACCGCCACGGCCTGATGGCGCTGCTGGTCGGTCGTTTTCTGGCGTTTGTGCGCACGTTGCTGCCAACCATGGCGGGCATTTCCGGCCTGCAAAACGGCCGTTTTCAGCTGTTTAACTGGCTGAGCGGCCTGCTGTGGGTAACAATTGTAACCGCCTTTGGCTATGGCATCAGCCAGGTGCCGTTTATCAAGCGCCATGAAGATCAGGTGATGGCGATTTTGATTATTTTACCGGTCGCCCTGCTGTTCCTCGGCCTGGCGGGCAGCGTCGCGCTGCTGTGGAAAAAGCGCCGTCAGCGCGCCTGA
- the metC gene encoding cystathionine beta-lyase has protein sequence MSKKNIETTLISAGRQPRYTQGSVNSVIQRASSLVFPTVADKKRATAGRAQGELFYGRRGTLTHFSLQEAMCELEGGAGCALYPCGAAAVSNAILAFVEAGDEVLMAGSVYEPTQDFCNKILAKLGVTTRYFDHLAGAEIVDLVQPHTKVVFLESPASITMEVQDVPAIVQAVRSKAPEAIIMLDNTWAAGLLFRPLDHGVDISIQAGTKYLVGHSDAMIGTAVSNARCWDRLRENSYLMGQMVDADTAYVTSRGLRTLAVRLRQHEESALAVANWLAARPEVARVNHPALAQCSGHQAWQRDFSGSSGLFSFVLAQKLSDEKLAQFLDGFHHFSMAYSWGGFESLILANQPEELAAIRPLNGVDFSGTLVRLHIGLEHIDDLIADLAAGFARIAQP, from the coding sequence ATGTCGAAAAAAAATATTGAAACCACACTGATTAGCGCAGGAAGACAACCACGTTACACTCAAGGCTCCGTTAATAGCGTTATTCAACGCGCCTCTTCACTGGTCTTCCCTACCGTCGCCGATAAGAAACGCGCCACCGCCGGACGCGCGCAGGGCGAACTCTTTTATGGCCGTCGCGGTACGCTGACGCATTTCTCGCTGCAGGAAGCGATGTGCGAGCTGGAAGGCGGCGCGGGCTGCGCGCTCTATCCGTGCGGCGCGGCGGCGGTATCAAATGCAATACTGGCCTTTGTCGAGGCGGGCGATGAGGTGCTGATGGCCGGCTCGGTTTACGAGCCTACGCAGGATTTTTGCAATAAGATCCTCGCTAAGCTGGGCGTCACTACGCGCTATTTCGATCATCTCGCCGGCGCTGAAATCGTCGATCTGGTGCAGCCTCATACCAAAGTGGTTTTCCTCGAGTCTCCGGCTTCCATTACCATGGAAGTGCAGGATGTGCCCGCCATCGTGCAGGCGGTGCGCAGTAAAGCGCCCGAGGCGATCATTATGCTGGATAATACCTGGGCTGCCGGTTTGCTGTTTCGTCCGCTGGATCACGGCGTGGATATCTCGATTCAGGCGGGCACCAAGTATCTGGTGGGGCATTCCGATGCGATGATCGGCACGGCCGTCAGCAATGCGCGCTGCTGGGATCGTCTGCGTGAAAATTCTTATCTGATGGGGCAGATGGTGGATGCGGATACCGCCTACGTTACCAGTCGCGGCCTGCGTACGCTGGCGGTGCGCCTGCGTCAGCATGAGGAGAGCGCGCTGGCGGTGGCTAACTGGCTGGCAGCGCGTCCCGAAGTGGCGCGCGTTAATCATCCGGCGCTGGCGCAGTGCTCTGGTCATCAGGCCTGGCAGCGTGATTTTAGCGGCAGCAGCGGCCTGTTTTCCTTTGTGCTGGCGCAAAAACTGAGCGATGAAAAACTGGCACAATTCCTCGATGGTTTTCACCACTTCAGCATGGCTTACTCCTGGGGCGGATTCGAGTCTCTGATTCTGGCCAATCAGCCGGAAGAGCTGGCGGCGATTCGTCCGCTTAACGGCGTGGATTTTAGCGGGACGCTGGTCCGGTTGCATATCGGCCTGGAGCATATCGATGATTTAATTGCCGATCTGGCCGCCGGTTTTGCGCGTATCGCCCAGCCATAA
- the ftsP gene encoding cell division protein FtsP: protein MSFSRRQFIQASGIALCAGALPVSAQAASSETPLPIPPLLESRRGQPLFLTAQRSHWSFSGDRNKVPVWGINGLYLGPTVRVWSGDDVKLIYNNRLNEPVAMSVGGLQVPGALCGGAPRMMSPGVDWAPVLPVRQRAATCWYHASTPNRMAQHVYNGLAGMWLIEDEVSKSLPIPKHYGVDDFPLIIQDKRLDNFGVPIYNPPENGGLIGDTLLVNGVQSPFVEVSRGWVRLRLLNASNARRYEMILSDNRPFHVIASDQGFLPAPVAVQQLSLAPGERREVLLDMSQGEEVSITAGVAAGIMDRLRGLFEPSSILTSTLILTLRPTGLLPLVTDNLPMRLLADQLLDGTPVRTRELRLGDAQPGINGALWDMSRIDIQAQQGSYERWIVHADTPQAFHIQGVSFLVKSVNGAQPFGEDRGWKDTVWVDGEVELLVAFNQPSSEHFPFVYYSQTLEMADRGTAGQLLVQPSQVG from the coding sequence ATGTCTTTCAGTCGACGTCAATTTATACAGGCTTCGGGCATAGCCCTGTGCGCGGGCGCGCTGCCGGTTAGCGCGCAAGCGGCAAGCAGTGAAACGCCATTGCCTATTCCGCCGCTGCTGGAGTCACGCCGCGGGCAGCCGCTGTTTCTGACGGCGCAGCGCAGCCACTGGTCTTTTTCTGGCGACAGAAACAAGGTGCCGGTATGGGGAATCAATGGTCTTTACCTGGGGCCGACGGTGCGCGTCTGGAGCGGCGATGACGTTAAGCTGATTTACAATAATCGGCTGAATGAGCCGGTGGCGATGAGCGTCGGCGGTTTACAGGTGCCGGGTGCGCTGTGCGGCGGAGCGCCGCGCATGATGTCGCCGGGCGTGGACTGGGCGCCGGTGTTGCCGGTGCGTCAGCGCGCGGCAACCTGCTGGTATCACGCCAGCACGCCGAACCGGATGGCGCAGCACGTCTACAACGGCCTGGCGGGCATGTGGCTGATTGAGGATGAGGTGAGTAAATCGCTCCCGATCCCTAAACACTACGGCGTTGATGACTTCCCGCTGATTATTCAGGACAAACGCCTCGATAACTTTGGCGTGCCGATCTACAACCCGCCGGAAAACGGTGGACTGATCGGCGATACGCTGCTGGTGAACGGCGTACAGAGCCCGTTTGTCGAGGTATCGCGCGGCTGGGTGCGCCTGCGACTGCTGAACGCCTCTAACGCGCGACGCTATGAAATGATCCTGAGCGATAATCGACCTTTCCATGTCATCGCCAGCGATCAGGGCTTTTTGCCGGCGCCGGTGGCGGTGCAACAGCTTTCGCTGGCACCCGGCGAGCGCCGCGAAGTGCTGCTGGATATGTCGCAGGGCGAAGAGGTGTCGATCACCGCTGGCGTAGCGGCAGGCATTATGGATCGTCTGCGCGGCCTGTTTGAACCCTCCAGTATTTTAACCTCGACGCTGATTTTGACGCTGCGGCCGACCGGCCTGCTGCCGTTGGTGACCGATAATCTGCCGATGCGCCTGCTGGCCGATCAGCTGCTTGACGGCACGCCGGTTCGCACCCGTGAGCTACGGCTGGGCGATGCGCAGCCGGGCATTAACGGCGCGCTGTGGGATATGTCGCGTATTGATATTCAGGCGCAGCAGGGCAGCTACGAGCGCTGGATTGTGCATGCTGATACGCCGCAGGCGTTTCATATTCAGGGCGTGAGCTTCTTAGTCAAAAGCGTCAACGGCGCGCAGCCGTTCGGCGAAGATCGCGGCTGGAAAGATACCGTTTGGGTGGATGGCGAAGTGGAGCTGCTGGTGGCCTTTAACCAGCCCTCCTCGGAGCATTTCCCGTTTGTTTATTACAGCCAAACGCTGGAGATGGCGGATCGCGGCACGGCGGGGCAGCTGCTGGTGCAGCCGAGCCAGGTCGGCTAA
- the dkgA gene encoding 2,5-didehydrogluconate reductase DkgA → MADQPIIKLRDGSMMPQLGLGVWQATIEEARNAALKALEVGYRSIDTAAIYKNEEGIGQALQQTDVPREDIFVTTKLWNEDQLNWQQAMESSLEKLQLESVDLYLMHWPCPEKDNYVEAWKGMIELQQQGLAKSIGVCNFQEKHLKRLIDETGVTPVINQIELHPMLQQRELHAWNAMHQIQTESWSPLAQGGKGVFDQDVIKQLAKKYGKTPAQVVIRWHLDSGLVVIPKSVTPSRIEENFHVFDFRLEKTEISEIAKMDSGTRLGPHPDELN, encoded by the coding sequence ATGGCAGACCAACCGATTATTAAACTGCGTGACGGCAGTATGATGCCGCAGCTGGGGCTGGGCGTATGGCAGGCCACGATTGAAGAGGCGCGCAATGCGGCGCTGAAGGCACTGGAAGTGGGCTATCGCTCGATCGATACCGCCGCCATTTATAAAAATGAGGAAGGCATTGGCCAGGCTTTACAGCAGACTGACGTGCCGCGTGAGGATATTTTCGTCACTACCAAGCTGTGGAATGAGGATCAGCTGAACTGGCAGCAGGCAATGGAGAGCAGCCTGGAGAAATTACAGCTGGAGTCTGTCGATCTTTATCTGATGCACTGGCCCTGCCCGGAAAAGGATAATTACGTTGAGGCGTGGAAAGGGATGATCGAACTGCAACAGCAGGGGCTGGCGAAAAGCATCGGCGTATGTAATTTCCAGGAGAAGCACCTGAAGCGCTTAATTGATGAAACGGGCGTGACGCCAGTGATCAATCAGATAGAGCTGCATCCAATGCTTCAGCAACGTGAGCTGCACGCCTGGAACGCCATGCATCAGATTCAAACGGAGTCCTGGAGTCCGCTGGCGCAGGGCGGTAAAGGTGTGTTCGATCAGGATGTGATTAAGCAGCTGGCGAAGAAATATGGCAAGACGCCGGCACAGGTGGTAATTCGCTGGCATCTGGATAGCGGCCTGGTCGTGATCCCGAAATCGGTGACGCCATCGCGCATTGAGGAGAATTTCCATGTGTTTGATTTCCGTCTCGAGAAAACGGAGATCAGTGAAATCGCTAAGATGGATAGCGGTACGCGTCTGGGACCGCACCCGGATGAGCTGAATTAA